One Trichomycterus rosablanca isolate fTriRos1 chromosome 23, fTriRos1.hap1, whole genome shotgun sequence genomic window carries:
- the ythdf3 gene encoding YTH domain-containing family protein 3 isoform X1: MSATTVDQRPKGQGNKVQNGSMHQKDAVNDDDFENYLSSQTNQSNSYPPMSDPYMPSYYAPSIGFPYSLGEAAWSTAGDPPMPYLTTYGQMSNGEHHFIPDGVFSQPGALGNTPPFLSQHGFNFFPGNADYSTWGTSGSQGQSTQSSAYSSSYGYAPSSLGRAIADGQGGFGSDTQLSKVPPLGGLDQSMTGLKLSSDMAAVTKTVGSPLGGTAGMSSMAANSMAPVSSSVLKPSSWAAIARKPAKPQPKLKLKTNPGMGGGVGIPPPPIKHNMNIGTWDDKGGITKPPLAQQMLPPQPLVQPQILAPPQPLLTHQPQPQQLHLQSPQPQHHQQLPLGPPHPLQHHPSHSAPPHPQHPQHPLPQQNAPLQNRWIAPRNRAATFNHGGGQENFGLGPGVPLSVSLSAPGELHPVLEKLRALNCYNPKDFECNVKNGRVFIIKSYSEDDIHRSIKYSIWCSTEHGNKRLDAAFRSLAAKGPLYLLFSVNGSGHFCGVAEMKSPVDYNAYAGVWSQDKWKGKFEVKWIFVKDVPNNQLRHIRLENNDNKPVTNSRDTQEVPLEKAKQVLKIIATFKHTTSIFDDFAHYEKRQEEEEAMRRERTRTKQ; the protein is encoded by the exons ATGTCCGCCACCACTGTGGATCAG AGACCCAAAGGCCAAGGAAATAAAG tgCAAAACGGTTCGATGCACCAGAAGGACGCTGTGAATGATGACGACTTTGAGAACTACTTAAGCAGCCAGACAAATCAG AGTAACAGCTACCCACCAATGTCTGACCCCTACATGCCCAGCTACTATGCCCCGTCCATCGGATTCCCTTACTCTCTGGGTGAAGCTGCATGGTCGACTGCGGGTGACCCTCCGATGCCCTACTTGACCACCTACGGACAGATGAGCAACGGCGAGCATCATTTCATCCCGGACGGTGTGTTCAGCCAGCCCGGGGCCCTGGGCAACACGCCGCCCTTTCTCAGCCAACACGGATTTAACTTCTTTCCCGGCAATGCGGACTATTCCACCTGGGGGACCAGCGGGTCGCAGGGTCAGTCCACCCAGAGCTCGGCGTACAGCAGTAGTTACGGCTACGCCCCTAGCTCGTTAGGCAGGGCCATAGCGGACGGACAGGGTGGCTTCGGGAGCGACACGCAGCTGAGCAAGGTGCCACCGCTGGGCGGCCTGGATCAGAGCATGACCGGGCTCAAGCTTAGCTCTGACATGGCAGCCGTCACCAAAACCGTAGGTTCTCCTTTGGGAGGTACGGCTGGTATGAGCAGCATGGCGGCCAACAGCATGGCACCGGTTAGCTCTTCGGTTCTCAAGCCTTCGTCCTGGGCGGCGATAGCCAGGAAACCGGCTAAACCTCAGCCCAAGCTCAAGCTTAAGACCAATCCAGGTATGGGCGGCGGTGTCGGCATCCCTCCTCCCCCTATAAAGCATAACATGAACATTGGTACCTGGGATGACAAAGGTGGCATTACCAAGCCACCCCTTGCTCAGCAGATGTTGCCCCCTCAGCCGTTGGTGCAACCGCAGATTTTAGCCCCGCCTCAGCCCCTGTTGACTCATCAACCTCAACCCCAGCAGCTCCATCTTCAATCCCCTCAACCCCAGCATCATCAACAGCTTCCTCTGGGTCCGCCGCATCCCCTGCAGCACCACCCATCCCATTCCGCCCCACCTCATCCCCAGCATCCCCAGCATCCCCTGCCCCAGCAGAACGCACCACTCCAGAACCGTTGGATCGCCCCGAGGAACCGTGCTGCCACTTTCAACCACGGTGGAGGCCAGGAGAACTTCGGCCTGGGCCCCGGCGTGCCTCTGAGCGTCTCGCTCTCCGCCCCGGGCGAGCTCCACCCGGTGCTGGAGAAGCTCAGGGCGCTCAACTGCTACAACCCCAAAGACTTCGAGTGCAACGTGAAGAACGGGCGCGTGTTCATCATCAAGAGCTACTCGGAGGACGACATCCACCGTTCCATCAAGTACTCCATCTGGTGCAGCACGGAGCACGGCAACAAACGCCTGGACGCCGCGTTCCGCTCGCTGGCCGCCAAGGGCCCGCTCTACCTGCTCTTCAGCGTCAACGGGAGCGGGCACTTCTGCGGCGTGGCCGAGATGAAGTCGCCCGTGGACTACAACGCCTACGCCGGCGTCTGGTCTCAGGATAAGTGGAAGGGCAAGTTCGAGGTCAAGTGGATCTTCGTGAAGGACGTGCCCAACAACCAGCTGCGCCACATCCGCCTGGAGAACAACGACAACAAGCCGGTCACCAACTCCAGGGACACTCAGGAGGTGCCTCTGGAAAAGGCCAAGCAAGTGCTTAAGATTATCGCCACCTTCAAGCATACCACCTCCATTTTTGATGATTTTGCACATTATGAAAAGCGGCAGGAGGAAGAGGAAGCCATGCGAAGG GAGCGAACTCGAACTAAACAGTAA
- the ythdf3 gene encoding YTH domain-containing family protein 3 isoform X2, with protein sequence MQNGSMHQKDAVNDDDFENYLSSQTNQSNSYPPMSDPYMPSYYAPSIGFPYSLGEAAWSTAGDPPMPYLTTYGQMSNGEHHFIPDGVFSQPGALGNTPPFLSQHGFNFFPGNADYSTWGTSGSQGQSTQSSAYSSSYGYAPSSLGRAIADGQGGFGSDTQLSKVPPLGGLDQSMTGLKLSSDMAAVTKTVGSPLGGTAGMSSMAANSMAPVSSSVLKPSSWAAIARKPAKPQPKLKLKTNPGMGGGVGIPPPPIKHNMNIGTWDDKGGITKPPLAQQMLPPQPLVQPQILAPPQPLLTHQPQPQQLHLQSPQPQHHQQLPLGPPHPLQHHPSHSAPPHPQHPQHPLPQQNAPLQNRWIAPRNRAATFNHGGGQENFGLGPGVPLSVSLSAPGELHPVLEKLRALNCYNPKDFECNVKNGRVFIIKSYSEDDIHRSIKYSIWCSTEHGNKRLDAAFRSLAAKGPLYLLFSVNGSGHFCGVAEMKSPVDYNAYAGVWSQDKWKGKFEVKWIFVKDVPNNQLRHIRLENNDNKPVTNSRDTQEVPLEKAKQVLKIIATFKHTTSIFDDFAHYEKRQEEEEAMRRERTRTKQ encoded by the exons A tgCAAAACGGTTCGATGCACCAGAAGGACGCTGTGAATGATGACGACTTTGAGAACTACTTAAGCAGCCAGACAAATCAG AGTAACAGCTACCCACCAATGTCTGACCCCTACATGCCCAGCTACTATGCCCCGTCCATCGGATTCCCTTACTCTCTGGGTGAAGCTGCATGGTCGACTGCGGGTGACCCTCCGATGCCCTACTTGACCACCTACGGACAGATGAGCAACGGCGAGCATCATTTCATCCCGGACGGTGTGTTCAGCCAGCCCGGGGCCCTGGGCAACACGCCGCCCTTTCTCAGCCAACACGGATTTAACTTCTTTCCCGGCAATGCGGACTATTCCACCTGGGGGACCAGCGGGTCGCAGGGTCAGTCCACCCAGAGCTCGGCGTACAGCAGTAGTTACGGCTACGCCCCTAGCTCGTTAGGCAGGGCCATAGCGGACGGACAGGGTGGCTTCGGGAGCGACACGCAGCTGAGCAAGGTGCCACCGCTGGGCGGCCTGGATCAGAGCATGACCGGGCTCAAGCTTAGCTCTGACATGGCAGCCGTCACCAAAACCGTAGGTTCTCCTTTGGGAGGTACGGCTGGTATGAGCAGCATGGCGGCCAACAGCATGGCACCGGTTAGCTCTTCGGTTCTCAAGCCTTCGTCCTGGGCGGCGATAGCCAGGAAACCGGCTAAACCTCAGCCCAAGCTCAAGCTTAAGACCAATCCAGGTATGGGCGGCGGTGTCGGCATCCCTCCTCCCCCTATAAAGCATAACATGAACATTGGTACCTGGGATGACAAAGGTGGCATTACCAAGCCACCCCTTGCTCAGCAGATGTTGCCCCCTCAGCCGTTGGTGCAACCGCAGATTTTAGCCCCGCCTCAGCCCCTGTTGACTCATCAACCTCAACCCCAGCAGCTCCATCTTCAATCCCCTCAACCCCAGCATCATCAACAGCTTCCTCTGGGTCCGCCGCATCCCCTGCAGCACCACCCATCCCATTCCGCCCCACCTCATCCCCAGCATCCCCAGCATCCCCTGCCCCAGCAGAACGCACCACTCCAGAACCGTTGGATCGCCCCGAGGAACCGTGCTGCCACTTTCAACCACGGTGGAGGCCAGGAGAACTTCGGCCTGGGCCCCGGCGTGCCTCTGAGCGTCTCGCTCTCCGCCCCGGGCGAGCTCCACCCGGTGCTGGAGAAGCTCAGGGCGCTCAACTGCTACAACCCCAAAGACTTCGAGTGCAACGTGAAGAACGGGCGCGTGTTCATCATCAAGAGCTACTCGGAGGACGACATCCACCGTTCCATCAAGTACTCCATCTGGTGCAGCACGGAGCACGGCAACAAACGCCTGGACGCCGCGTTCCGCTCGCTGGCCGCCAAGGGCCCGCTCTACCTGCTCTTCAGCGTCAACGGGAGCGGGCACTTCTGCGGCGTGGCCGAGATGAAGTCGCCCGTGGACTACAACGCCTACGCCGGCGTCTGGTCTCAGGATAAGTGGAAGGGCAAGTTCGAGGTCAAGTGGATCTTCGTGAAGGACGTGCCCAACAACCAGCTGCGCCACATCCGCCTGGAGAACAACGACAACAAGCCGGTCACCAACTCCAGGGACACTCAGGAGGTGCCTCTGGAAAAGGCCAAGCAAGTGCTTAAGATTATCGCCACCTTCAAGCATACCACCTCCATTTTTGATGATTTTGCACATTATGAAAAGCGGCAGGAGGAAGAGGAAGCCATGCGAAGG GAGCGAACTCGAACTAAACAGTAA